CGGATGGCCCATTCGGGCGGTTACATTCCAGTCGATAAGACGGATGTCATCCCCGATGCCGTATTCACGCACCTCGGCGAATTCGATTCCCTTGCCCTTGAACACGGAATGATATTCGCCGCTGAATACGTCGTTCACCACCTTTTTGGTCCTAAGCTCGATTCCTCTGACCTTTTTGGCTATTTCTTCGGTCTGCATGGCTCACGGGACCTTTATATGCTCGAATAATTTCCGGATGATGTCTTCGGGGGAGATTTCTTCGGCTTCCGCCTCATAGGTCAGGATTATCCGGTGACGGAGCACATCCGGCCCGATCACTTTCACATCTTCCGGAATCACATATCCTCTTCCCCGGAGAAATGCATGCGCCTTCGCCGCCAGGGCGAGATAGATGGTCGCTCTCGGCGACGAACCGTATTCGATGAAACCGGCCAGCTCCCCAAGGCCGTACTCGGCGGGTTTACGGGTGGCAAATACGATATCCAGGATATAGTGCTTGACCTTGTCATCCATGTACACCGTTTTCACCACTTCGCGGAGATGAAGGATCTGGTCAAGGCTGATCATCGGTTTCAGATGTATCGGCGGCTGGAGGACGGTGCGCTCCAGGATGGCGAATTCCTCTTCTTTCGTTGGGTAACTCACCAGCACTTTGAACATGAACCGGTCCACCTGGGCTTCCGGCAGGGGATAGGTTCCCTCCTGCTCGATGGGATTCTGGGTGGCAAGCACCATGAACGGGTCTTCGAGGGGATAGGTGGTATCGCCGATGGTCACCTGATGCTCCTGCATGCATTCAAGGAGCGCGCTTTGCACCTTGGCAGGTGCGCGGTTGATTTCGTCGGCGAGGACAAAATTGGTGAATACCGGCCCCTTTTTGGGGATAAATTCTCCGGTTTTCTGATTGAAAATCAGGGTTCCCACCAGGTCGGCGGGAAGAAGGTCGGGGGTGAACTGGATACGCTGGAAACCGGCATGCACGACCGAGGCGAGTGTGCTGACTGTCAAGGTCTTGGCCAGGCCCGGTACTCCTTCCAGGAGTATGTGGCCCCCGGTCATGAGACCGATGAGGAGACGCTCGATCATGGTTTCCTGTCCGACGATCACCTTGCCAATTTCGGCAGTGAGCGAGCGGACGAGAACGCTTTCCCTGGCGATTTTTTCATTGAGACTGATTATGTCGTATTGCACCTGCCACCCTCCGGAATGTTACTTGGTTTTTGCAGCCGTTTCACCGGCTTCTTTACTCTGGTCGGAAACGATGTTCTTTACCGTGCTCCACTGTTCAACCGGCAGTCCGACATTTTCAAGCAGGACCTTGGCAGATACGGTCAGCCCCGAATCAGGATATGCGGTGATGAATTTGTTCAGCACCGCTTTCGCTCTTTCGGTGTCTTTCATGTCTTCATAATACATGTACCCTATGAGAAACATGCCTTTGTAAGCTTCGGCCGATTTGGGGTATTTCTCCTGGAGACGGTTGTATGCAGCTTCCGCTTCCTTGAATTTCTTTTCGCTCTGGTTTAT
This Candidatus Latescibacter sp. DNA region includes the following protein-coding sequences:
- a CDS encoding MoxR family ATPase; amino-acid sequence: MQYDIISLNEKIARESVLVRSLTAEIGKVIVGQETMIERLLIGLMTGGHILLEGVPGLAKTLTVSTLASVVHAGFQRIQFTPDLLPADLVGTLIFNQKTGEFIPKKGPVFTNFVLADEINRAPAKVQSALLECMQEHQVTIGDTTYPLEDPFMVLATQNPIEQEGTYPLPEAQVDRFMFKVLVSYPTKEEEFAILERTVLQPPIHLKPMISLDQILHLREVVKTVYMDDKVKHYILDIVFATRKPAEYGLGELAGFIEYGSSPRATIYLALAAKAHAFLRGRGYVIPEDVKVIGPDVLRHRIILTYEAEAEEISPEDIIRKLFEHIKVP
- a CDS encoding tetratricopeptide repeat protein gives rise to the protein MEKKMILKTTAMSFLAVAFFVSAAFLSGCGKSPDKLYTEGKTLIQKKETEAKGMQLLESFEKKFPKDPRTPEVILAIATINQSEKKFKEAEAAYNRLQEKYPKSAEAYKGMFLIGYMYYEDMKDTERAKAVLNKFITAYPDSGLTVSAKVLLENVGLPVEQWSTVKNIVSDQSKEAGETAAKTK